Proteins from a single region of Macrobrachium nipponense isolate FS-2020 chromosome 11, ASM1510439v2, whole genome shotgun sequence:
- the LOC135207861 gene encoding uncharacterized protein LOC135207861: protein MHFSWIIFLGLLATPSPAVDADTMELLSTGYTYMIHGGRLLHDVAGGMSLITKMFRAFDYFMDNTAQEQINEALEDAEEDSEETTQSSSSVPQDTQTSSQETRTPPTVVPDSSARSPPPEPSRSPEGGGPPNGCGVLGLQIKDPSLPVAELSQCCAEHDACYSSVCKTKKRQCDRKLKGCFVNVCDDLTLEWQIQKNCLGAAKLLYAGTMALSSQQYKNAQEKLSCRKESKRRGRR, encoded by the exons ATGCACTTCTCGTGGATAATCTTCCTAGGCCTACTGGCCACGCCGTCTCCGGCTGTTGACGCTGACACGATGGAGTTGCTGAGCACTGGTTACACTTACATGATCCACGGAGGGCGCTTACTGCACGACGTGGCCGGAGGCATGAGCCTAATAACGAAAATGTTCAGGGCCTTTGATTATTTCATGGATAATACGGCCCAAGAGCAA aTAAATGAGGCGCTTGAAGACGCGGAAGAAGATTCTGAAGAAACCACACAGTCTTCTAGCTCTGTGCCACAAGAC ACTCAGACGTCCTCCCAAGAAACAAGAACGCCTCCCACGGTAGTTCCAGATTCGTCCGCCAGAAGCCCACCTCCCGAGCCGTCCAGAAGCCCTGAAGGAGGCGGCCCCCCCAACGGGTGTGGGGTCTTAGGCCTACAAATCAAAGACCCGAGTCTCCCGGTCGCGGAACTCTCCCAGTGTTGCGCGGAACACGACGCGTGTTACTCCTCCGTCTGCAAGACCAAGAAACGACAGTGCGACAGAAAGCTCAAGGGCTGCTTTGTGAATGTCTGCGACGACCTGACCCTCGAGTGGCAGATCCAGAAGAACTGTCTGGGGGCTGCTAAGTTGCTCTACGCAGGGACGATGGCGCTGTCTTCGCAGCAGTACAAGAACGCCCAGGAAAAGCTCTCTTGTAG aaaagaaagtaaaagaagAGGACGTCGGTGA